Proteins found in one Homalodisca vitripennis isolate AUS2020 chromosome 4, UT_GWSS_2.1, whole genome shotgun sequence genomic segment:
- the LOC124361256 gene encoding serine/threonine-protein kinase ATR-like, whose product MMEFKLNCKTCTCNVMLRPGTEDCISEPYSAVPLSDTSGLIEWVPNLVGLRVVITSIYKQTGIAMPARKYKEICCSRNDPLTKKREVFLMKLLPCHPPVLREWYLRQFSHPTSWYLARTSLVRTLSVMSIVGFMLGLGDRHGENILLDSTCGDIVHVDFNCLFNKELTSANSDSERSGLVLEEKIDKLFEIVKGLVTDNLLLNEKFDNAFDLGKSKNILPGERFDWPERVPFRLTHNLVNAMGPTGVEGLYRHSCEITTRVMRQQIDQLMSVVRPFCYDPLVSWNTDKNARDENAEMTNEKALEDIQNIESRLQGIVRTRNRAQSIPLSVEGQVRTLIAEATNIDNLCQMYIGWGPYL is encoded by the exons ATGATGGAATTCAAACTCAATTGTAAAACATGTACCTGCAACGTGATGCTGAGGCCAGGGACAGAGGACTGTATATCAGAACCCTAC AGTGCTGTGCCACTGAGTGATACAAGTGGACTGATAGAATGGGTTCCAAATTTGGTCGGACTCAGAGTGGTCATCACCAGCATCTACAAGCAGACAGGCATCGCAATGCCAGCCAGAAAATACAAGGAGATTTGTTGTT CCCGAAATGATCCACTGACCAAGAAAAGGGAAGTGTTCTTGATGAAGCTGTTGCCATGTCATCCACCTGTGTTACGGGAATGGTACTTACGGCAATTCAGCCACCCCACCAGCTGGTACCTCGCCCGTACCAGTCTTGTGCGCACTCTATCCGTCATGTCCATCGTGGGGTTCATGCTGGGACTGGGTGACCGTCATGGTGAGAACATCTTACTGGACTCTACCTGTGgtgacatagtccatgttgactTCAATTGTCTCTTCAATAAG GAGCTAACCTCGGCAAACTCTGACAGTGAACGTTCTGGTTTAGTGCTGGAAGAAAAAATTGACAAGCTCTTCGAAATTGTAAAGGGTCTTGTAACTGACAATCTGCTCCTAAATGAAAAATTCGACAACGCTTTTGACCTAGGTAAATCGAAAAACATCTTGCCG GGTGAGCGATTTGATTGGCCAGAACGAGTTCCATTTCGGTTGACACATAATTTGGTGAACGCCATGGGACCTACTGGAGTGGAGGGACTGTATCGTCACTCTTGCGAGATCACAACACGAGTCATGAGACAGCAAATAGATCAGCTCATGTCAGTCGTACGACCATTCTGCTATGATCCTCTTGTCTCTTGGAATACCGACAAGAATGCTCGTGATGAGAATGCTGAGATGACCAATGAgaag GCATTGGAAGATATCCAGAACATCGAATCAAGACTGCAAGGAATCGTCCGAACTCGTAATAGAGCTCAATCAATTCCATTGTCAGTTGAGGGACAAGTGCGCACTCTTATTGCTGAAGCCACAAACATTGACAATTTGTGTCAGATGTACATTGGCTGGGGACCGTATCTGTGA